The following coding sequences lie in one Megalodesulfovibrio gigas DSM 1382 = ATCC 19364 genomic window:
- a CDS encoding tetratricopeptide repeat protein, whose protein sequence is MSTAKEVMENLARAKGYFHRHDVPRAVLALAHVLKEFLESPQIVGRDKQTIQMTVAELAQLLGRTEEAQEFMLEGLLYERGKEKSFLKDCATFYKRLDAAAKAEQEAQTQARKLRMDRLMLRGGKFLAAGRLAEALQCYDEAASLHHDEDIIFTMIGRRLLEAEASEAALPWLAKAVATKDANITAWLAYGQALKAQNRIEDAAQACRDGLERLGPRAELHLLLAQLEEQAGRKPEALSQYAAALEQPDTDSLVRGKALAGRKRLGAS, encoded by the coding sequence GTGTCCACTGCCAAAGAGGTCATGGAAAATCTGGCCCGCGCCAAGGGCTATTTTCATCGACACGATGTGCCTCGCGCCGTGCTGGCCCTGGCGCATGTGCTCAAGGAGTTCCTGGAGTCGCCGCAGATCGTGGGGCGCGACAAGCAAACCATCCAGATGACCGTCGCCGAGCTGGCCCAGCTCCTCGGCCGCACCGAGGAAGCCCAGGAGTTCATGCTGGAAGGCCTGCTGTACGAGCGGGGCAAGGAAAAGTCCTTTCTCAAGGATTGCGCCACATTTTATAAAAGACTGGACGCCGCAGCCAAGGCCGAGCAGGAAGCCCAGACCCAGGCCCGCAAGCTGCGCATGGATCGCCTGATGCTTCGCGGGGGCAAGTTCCTGGCTGCCGGCCGTCTGGCCGAGGCCCTGCAGTGTTACGACGAAGCCGCCAGCCTGCATCATGACGAGGACATCATCTTTACCATGATTGGCCGCCGGCTCCTGGAGGCTGAGGCCTCGGAGGCGGCCCTGCCCTGGCTGGCCAAGGCCGTGGCCACCAAGGATGCCAACATCACCGCATGGCTGGCCTATGGTCAGGCCCTCAAGGCCCAGAATCGCATCGAGGACGCAGCCCAGGCCTGCCGGGACGGGCTGGAACGCCTGGGGCCGCGCGCCGAGCTGCACCTGCTTCTGGCCCAGCTGGAGGAGCAGGCCGGCAGAAAACCGGAGGCGCTCTCCCAGTATGCCGCCGCCCTGGAACAACCGGATACGGACTCCCTGGTGCGCGGCAAGGCCCTGGCCGGCCGCAAGCGCCTTGGTGCGTCGTAA
- a CDS encoding type III pantothenate kinase, whose product MKTHRLLFDVGNTTVSVGLTPLDRPDVLTVWQLPSTGPTTPDAFGLSLYGLLQLAGVPRERLAPALACSVAPSFDGILRQACASFLGVAVRFVHQEVPIPLENRYERPSEVGADRLMAAWAVCRLLPAASHLVVDFGTATTLDCVRGSAYLGGLICPGVLSSARALSSQTAKLPQIDLDLKSEVVAPGRSTKESLSQGLVFGFASMIDGLVDKLTPVVQGGLPDAPLVVAAGGLAAAIAPHAARIAHVRPALILEGMALLALDVC is encoded by the coding sequence ATGAAGACGCACAGACTGCTTTTCGACGTGGGCAACACCACGGTGAGCGTGGGGCTCACGCCCCTGGACCGGCCGGACGTCCTGACGGTCTGGCAGTTGCCTTCCACCGGGCCCACCACGCCGGACGCCTTCGGGCTTTCCCTGTATGGCCTGCTGCAACTGGCCGGCGTGCCGCGGGAGCGTCTGGCTCCGGCCCTGGCCTGCAGCGTGGCGCCCTCCTTTGACGGCATCCTGCGGCAGGCCTGCGCCTCGTTCCTGGGTGTTGCCGTGCGCTTTGTGCACCAGGAGGTGCCCATTCCCCTGGAAAACCGCTACGAGCGACCCTCGGAAGTGGGGGCAGACCGGCTCATGGCTGCCTGGGCTGTCTGCCGGCTGCTGCCGGCGGCCTCGCATTTGGTGGTGGACTTCGGCACCGCCACCACCCTTGACTGCGTGCGCGGAAGCGCCTATCTGGGCGGACTCATTTGCCCGGGCGTGCTCTCGTCGGCGCGCGCCCTCTCATCCCAGACGGCCAAGTTGCCGCAGATTGATCTGGATCTGAAAAGCGAGGTCGTCGCGCCGGGCCGATCCACCAAAGAATCCCTCTCGCAAGGGCTGGTCTTCGGCTTTGCATCCATGATAGATGGACTTGTGGACAAGCTGACGCCCGTGGTGCAGGGCGGGCTTCCGGACGCGCCCCTGGTGGTGGCTGCCGGCGGCCTGGCTGCCGCCATTGCCCCGCATGCCGCGCGCATCGCGCATGTGCGGCCCGCGCTCATCCTGGAAGGCATGGCCCTGCTGGCGCTGGACGTCTGCTGA
- a CDS encoding acetate uptake transporter, producing the protein MDNAMTANPAPLGLMGFGMTTILLNIHNAGFFPISAMILAMGIFYGGAAQIIAGIMEFKKGNTFGFTAFTSYGFFWLTLVFIIMAPKLGLAEATPHAFMGWYLLVWGLFTFFMFLGTAGKSPVLRFIFGSLVILFLLLAIRDWTGSEFIGMVAGFEGIICGASACYLGMAEVLHAAQSKKVLPY; encoded by the coding sequence ATGGACAACGCCATGACCGCGAATCCCGCCCCCCTGGGCCTCATGGGATTCGGCATGACCACCATCCTGCTCAACATTCACAATGCCGGCTTCTTCCCCATCTCGGCCATGATCCTGGCCATGGGGATTTTTTACGGCGGCGCGGCCCAGATTATCGCGGGCATCATGGAGTTCAAGAAAGGCAACACCTTCGGGTTCACGGCCTTCACCTCGTACGGGTTCTTCTGGCTCACCCTGGTGTTCATCATCATGGCGCCCAAGCTGGGCCTGGCCGAGGCCACCCCGCACGCCTTCATGGGCTGGTACCTGCTGGTGTGGGGCCTGTTCACCTTCTTCATGTTCCTGGGCACGGCCGGCAAGAGCCCGGTGCTGCGCTTCATTTTCGGATCCCTGGTGATCCTCTTCCTGCTCCTGGCCATCCGGGACTGGACCGGCTCCGAGTTTATCGGCATGGTGGCCGGCTTTGAGGGCATTATCTGCGGGGCCAGCGCCTGCTACCTGGGCATGGCCGAGGTGCTGCACGCCGCCCAGAGCAAGAAGGTGCTGCCGTACTAG
- the eno gene encoding phosphopyruvate hydratase: MSTIVAVWGREILDSRGNPTVEVEVTLETGEVGRAAVPSGASTGTREALELRDGDAARYQGKGVTKAVDHVNGEIAEAVVGVDALRQSALDNLLIELDGTEGKTRLGANAILGVSMAAARAASEFVGLPLYQYLGGVNAKILPVPLMNILNGGMHAPNTLDIQEFMIMPLGADTFADALRMGAETFHTLKKILAKDKHITSVGDEGGFAPNLASHREAFQYIMKAIEEAGYVPGVDIALAIDAAASEFYREGKYILAGEGKTLSSKDMVDYLGQFVSEFPLVSIEDGLAEGDWDGWSHLTMELGDVIQLVGDDIFVTNPSILARGIQTGVANSILIKLNQIGTVTETLDTIEMAKQAAYTTVISHRSGETEDSFIADLAVAVNAGQIKTGSLCRSDRVAKYNQLLRIEEELEDDAIYFGPTMADHFCAVDEDGMDAQDETD, translated from the coding sequence ATGAGCACCATCGTCGCCGTATGGGGCCGGGAAATCCTGGACTCCCGTGGCAACCCCACCGTGGAAGTGGAAGTGACCCTGGAGACGGGTGAAGTGGGTCGGGCGGCTGTGCCCTCCGGCGCCTCCACCGGCACCCGCGAGGCCCTGGAACTGCGCGATGGCGACGCCGCCCGCTACCAGGGCAAGGGCGTCACCAAGGCCGTGGACCACGTGAACGGCGAGATCGCCGAAGCCGTGGTGGGCGTGGACGCCCTGCGGCAGAGCGCCCTGGACAACCTGCTCATCGAGCTGGACGGCACCGAAGGCAAAACCCGCCTGGGCGCCAACGCCATCCTGGGCGTGTCCATGGCCGCAGCCCGCGCCGCCTCCGAATTCGTGGGCCTGCCCCTGTACCAGTACCTGGGCGGCGTGAACGCCAAAATCCTGCCCGTGCCCCTGATGAACATCCTGAACGGCGGCATGCATGCCCCCAACACCCTGGACATCCAGGAATTCATGATCATGCCCCTGGGTGCGGACACCTTTGCCGACGCCCTGCGCATGGGTGCGGAAACCTTCCACACCCTCAAGAAGATCCTTGCCAAAGACAAGCACATCACCTCCGTGGGCGATGAAGGCGGCTTTGCTCCCAATCTGGCCAGCCACCGCGAAGCCTTCCAGTACATCATGAAGGCCATCGAGGAAGCCGGCTACGTGCCCGGCGTGGATATCGCCCTGGCCATCGACGCCGCAGCCAGCGAATTCTATCGCGAGGGCAAGTACATCCTCGCCGGCGAGGGCAAGACCCTCTCCAGCAAGGACATGGTGGACTACCTGGGCCAGTTCGTCAGCGAATTCCCCCTGGTGTCCATTGAAGACGGCCTGGCTGAAGGCGACTGGGACGGCTGGAGCCACCTGACCATGGAGCTGGGCGACGTCATCCAGCTGGTGGGCGACGATATCTTCGTCACCAATCCCTCCATCCTTGCCCGTGGCATCCAGACCGGTGTGGCCAACTCCATCCTCATCAAGCTGAACCAGATCGGCACCGTCACCGAAACGCTGGACACCATCGAGATGGCCAAGCAGGCGGCCTACACCACGGTGATTTCCCACCGCTCCGGCGAAACCGAAGACAGCTTCATCGCCGACCTGGCCGTGGCCGTGAACGCCGGGCAGATCAAGACCGGCTCGCTGTGCCGCTCCGATCGTGTCGCCAAGTACAACCAGTTGCTGCGCATCGAAGAAGAACTGGAAGACGACGCCATCTACTTTGGTCCCACCATGGCCGACCACTTCTGCGCCGTGGATGAAGACGGGATGGACGCCCAGGACGAAACCGACTAG